A single window of Dermacentor albipictus isolate Rhodes 1998 colony chromosome 1, USDA_Dalb.pri_finalv2, whole genome shotgun sequence DNA harbors:
- the LOC135913738 gene encoding progranulin-like has protein sequence MSTAICVLALFAGLVASQKTCPDGSLCNTGDTCCKLRSGKYSCCPLPNAVCCEDQEHCCPSGYRCDNETDSCKPSRARAADVEALLLQTLENAGRQQENDYVPCGLVDDAVCPAGHTCCTTTPKSKATNHSCCPFRNAVCCADGKHCCPARTTCQPASGRCSYDHPDAPGTGLTPAKPNETMRTPTAAKTIPTECKGAFCATKSSPNTVGICPPDYYQCSNPVYCCPVNLLCTFTGACVP, from the exons ATGTCAACTGCAATCTGCGTCCTTGCACTCTTTGCGGGACTTGTCGCCAGCCAGAAGACCTGCCCAGATGGATCACTGTGCAACACCG GAGACACGTGCTGCAAGCTGAGGAGCGGCAAGTACAGCTGCTGCCCCCTTCCCAACGCCGTCTGCTGCGAGGACCAGGAGCACTGCTGTCCCTCCGGCTACCGCTGCGACAACGAGACGGACAGCTGCAAGCCGTCCAGAGCACGAGCGGCTGACGTCGAAGCCCTTCTGTTGCAGACGCTCGAAAACGCTGGCAGGCAACAAGAAAACGACTACGTCCCGTGCGGTTTAGTGGACGACGCGGTCTGTCCCGCAGGCCACACGTGCTGCACGACGACGCCAAAGTCGAAAGCCACCAACCACAGCTGCTGCCCGTTCCGGAACGCCGTGTGCTGCGCTGATGGGAAACACTGCTGCCCCGCACGGACTACGTGCCAGCCAGCTTCTGGACGATGCAGCTACGACCATCCTGACGCGCCGGGAACTGGGCTCACTCCGGCGAAACCCAACGAGACGATGCGGACGCCGACGGCGGCGAAGACCATTCCGACTGAATGCAAAGGCGCTTTCTGTGCCACGAAATCGTCGCCGAACACTGTTGGCATCTGTCCGCCGGACTATTACCAGTGCTCGAACCCCGTCTACTGCTGTCCCGTCAACTTGCTCTGCACGTTCACGGGTGCCTGCGTGCCGTAG